A single region of the Streptomyces virginiae genome encodes:
- a CDS encoding phosphocholine-specific phospholipase C, which produces MAELNRRRFLQIAGGAAALTMLNDSIARAAAISAQGTTGTIQDIEHIVVLMQENRSFDHYFGAMKGVRGFGDPRPVVQDNGKSVFHQSNGTKDILPFNPQIQDLGMQFLEGLNHDWAGGHQAYNNGKYDKWVPAKTATTMSYMTRNDIPFHYALADAFTVCDAYHCSFIGATDPNRYYMWTGHTGNDGTGGGPVLGNQEAGYGWKTYPERLESAGVSWKVYQDIGDGLNAAGSWGWINDAFRGNYGDNSLLYFNNYRNAQPGSALYEKARTGTNVKAGDGYFDRLRADVVGGTLPQVSWIAAPEAFSEHSNWPTNFGAWYISQVLDALTANPAVWAKTALFITYDENDGFFDHVVPPYPPASSAWGLSTADVSKDLYAGGGGYAAGPYGLGPRVPMIVVSPWSKGGYVCSETFDHTSVIRFMEKRFGVQEPNISPWRRAVCGDLTSAFDFTRADAAPAALPSTAGYVPPDKDRHPSYHPTPPATGTLPRQEAGAKPTRALGYSPYVDGARTTSTGKFTLTFASGPTLGAHFHSTSGNRTDGPWPYTVEAGKTLSDTWSTSSSTGNQINLTVWGPNGFLRTWKGPAKKAGPEVTARHLAATGNLALTLTNSGTAAVNLTVTNTYGGAARILRVAAGATVSHTVDLAASGRWYDVQVVSDADATFLRRFAGHVETGAPGVSDPAIKTV; this is translated from the coding sequence ATGGCAGAACTCAACCGTCGCAGGTTCCTGCAGATCGCCGGTGGCGCCGCCGCCCTCACGATGCTGAACGACAGCATCGCGCGGGCCGCCGCCATCTCGGCGCAGGGCACCACCGGAACGATCCAGGACATCGAGCACATCGTGGTCCTGATGCAGGAGAACCGGTCCTTCGACCACTACTTCGGCGCGATGAAGGGTGTCCGGGGCTTCGGTGACCCGCGTCCGGTCGTCCAGGACAACGGAAAGTCGGTCTTCCACCAGTCGAACGGTACGAAGGACATCCTGCCCTTCAACCCGCAGATCCAGGACCTCGGCATGCAGTTCCTGGAGGGGCTCAACCACGACTGGGCGGGCGGCCACCAGGCGTACAACAACGGCAAGTACGACAAGTGGGTCCCGGCCAAGACGGCCACGACCATGTCGTACATGACCCGGAACGACATTCCGTTCCACTACGCCCTCGCCGACGCCTTCACGGTGTGCGACGCCTACCACTGCTCCTTCATCGGAGCCACGGACCCGAACCGCTACTACATGTGGACGGGCCACACCGGCAACGACGGGACCGGCGGCGGGCCGGTCCTCGGCAACCAGGAGGCCGGTTACGGCTGGAAGACCTACCCCGAGCGGCTGGAGTCCGCCGGGGTCTCGTGGAAGGTCTACCAGGACATCGGCGACGGCTTGAACGCCGCCGGTTCCTGGGGCTGGATCAACGACGCCTTCCGCGGCAACTACGGCGACAACTCGCTGCTGTACTTCAACAACTACCGCAACGCCCAGCCCGGCAGCGCCCTGTACGAGAAGGCCCGCACGGGCACGAACGTCAAGGCGGGCGACGGCTACTTCGACCGGTTGCGCGCGGACGTCGTGGGCGGCACGCTGCCCCAGGTGTCCTGGATCGCCGCCCCCGAGGCGTTCAGCGAGCACTCGAACTGGCCGACGAACTTCGGCGCCTGGTACATCTCGCAGGTCCTGGACGCGCTGACCGCGAACCCGGCGGTCTGGGCGAAGACCGCCCTGTTCATCACCTACGACGAGAACGACGGCTTCTTCGACCACGTGGTCCCGCCGTACCCGCCGGCCTCCTCCGCCTGGGGCCTGTCCACGGCCGACGTGTCGAAGGACCTCTACGCCGGTGGCGGCGGCTACGCGGCCGGACCGTACGGGCTCGGCCCCCGCGTCCCGATGATCGTGGTCTCCCCCTGGAGCAAGGGCGGCTACGTCTGCTCCGAGACCTTCGACCACACCTCGGTCATCCGGTTCATGGAGAAGCGTTTCGGCGTGCAGGAGCCCAACATCTCCCCGTGGCGCCGCGCCGTCTGCGGGGACCTGACCTCGGCCTTCGACTTCACCCGGGCCGATGCCGCGCCCGCCGCGCTCCCGTCCACGGCCGGGTACGTGCCGCCGGACAAGGACCGCCACCCCTCCTACCACCCGACCCCGCCGGCCACCGGCACCCTGCCCCGGCAGGAGGCCGGTGCCAAGCCGACCCGCGCGCTCGGCTACAGCCCCTACGTGGACGGTGCCCGCACCACCTCCACCGGCAAGTTCACCCTCACCTTCGCCTCCGGACCGACCCTGGGCGCCCACTTCCACAGCACCTCGGGCAACCGCACGGACGGCCCCTGGCCCTACACGGTCGAGGCGGGCAAGACGCTGTCGGACACCTGGTCCACCAGCAGCTCCACCGGCAACCAGATCAACCTCACGGTGTGGGGTCCGAACGGCTTCCTGCGCACCTGGAAGGGCCCGGCGAAGAAGGCCGGTCCCGAGGTCACGGCCCGCCACCTGGCGGCCACCGGCAACCTGGCCCTGACCCTGACCAACTCCGGGACGGCGGCCGTCAATCTCACGGTGACCAACACCTACGGCGGCGCCGCCCGGATCCTGCGGGTGGCGGCCGGTGCGACGGTCTCCCACACGGTGGACCTCGCCGCCTCGGGCCGCTGGTACGACGTGCAGGTGGTCTCCGACGCCGACGCCACCTTCCTGCGCCGGTTCGCCGGGCATGTGGAGACCGGCGCCCCGGGCGTCTCGGACCCGGCGATCAAGACCGTCTGA
- a CDS encoding alpha/beta fold hydrolase: MAIAHRRIGTGPVRVIVLHDWFGTSANWGSVLDHLDPEGFSYVFLDYRGYGDRRDVPGRHTLAEIADDVLELADQLGWDTFSLLGHSMGGKAVQQVLVRAPERVEKLIGLAPVPAAPYLMDDATHALFHGAATDPEKRRVILDLVTGNRVSRHWLDRMVAHSVAVSRPEAFAGYFASWQPLDLSAAVKGNTVPVLVLVGEYDLAITPDVMRDTWQASYPDCRVVTVPGSGHYPAHETPVAFVTEVEAFLRI; the protein is encoded by the coding sequence ATGGCCATCGCCCACCGCAGGATCGGCACCGGACCCGTCCGCGTCATCGTGCTGCACGACTGGTTCGGCACCTCCGCGAACTGGGGTTCCGTCCTGGACCACCTGGACCCCGAGGGCTTCAGTTACGTCTTCCTCGACTACCGCGGCTACGGCGACCGCCGCGACGTCCCCGGCCGCCACACGCTGGCCGAGATCGCCGACGACGTCCTCGAACTCGCCGACCAGCTCGGCTGGGACACCTTCTCCCTCCTCGGCCACTCCATGGGCGGCAAGGCGGTCCAGCAGGTCCTCGTCCGCGCCCCCGAGCGGGTGGAGAAGCTGATCGGGCTCGCCCCGGTCCCGGCCGCGCCGTACCTGATGGACGACGCCACCCACGCCCTCTTCCACGGCGCCGCCACCGACCCCGAGAAGCGCCGCGTCATCCTCGACCTGGTCACCGGCAACCGCGTGAGCCGCCACTGGCTCGACCGGATGGTCGCCCACTCCGTCGCCGTCTCCCGCCCCGAGGCCTTCGCCGGCTACTTCGCGAGCTGGCAGCCGCTGGACCTGTCCGCCGCCGTGAAGGGCAACACCGTCCCGGTGCTCGTCCTCGTCGGGGAGTACGACCTCGCGATCACCCCGGATGTGATGCGGGACACCTGGCAGGCCTCGTACCCGGACTGTCGCGTCGTGACGGTCCCGGGCTCCGGCCACTACCCGGCGCACGAGACCCCCGTGGCCTTCGTCACCGAGGTGGAGGCCTTCCTCCGGATCTAG
- a CDS encoding aminopeptidase P family protein, with amino-acid sequence MTREPAPFTADDYAARMAAAAQTAADAGLAGLLISPGPDLTHLTGYRPTAETERLTLLVLAAGQDPVLVVPALEAPDAARAPGATALTLRDWADGKDPYAVTAPLLDFRGRFGVSDNTWALHLLGLQRELPNSSYAPLTDCLPMLRAVKDERELERLAAAAAAADAAYAQVLHLPFADRRESDVAADLAGLLRAHGHSQVDFTVVGSGPNGANPHHEAGDRVIRRGDMVVLDFGGLRYGYGSDISRTVHVGEPTAEEQRVHDIVREAQQAGVAAVRPGVSCQEIDRAARAVITEFGYGDRFIHRTGHGIGVTTHEPPYMVEGEEQPLVPGMCFSVEPGIYLPGRFGVRIEDIVTVTEDGGRRLNDAPRELAVVE; translated from the coding sequence ATGACACGTGAACCCGCACCTTTCACGGCCGATGACTACGCCGCCCGGATGGCCGCCGCCGCCCAGACCGCAGCCGACGCGGGACTCGCCGGCCTGCTGATCTCCCCCGGCCCCGACCTCACGCACCTCACGGGCTACCGGCCCACCGCCGAGACCGAGCGGCTGACCCTGCTCGTGCTGGCCGCCGGGCAGGACCCGGTGCTCGTCGTGCCCGCGCTGGAGGCCCCCGACGCGGCGCGGGCCCCGGGCGCCACCGCGCTGACCCTGCGGGACTGGGCCGACGGGAAGGACCCGTACGCCGTCACCGCCCCGCTGCTGGACTTCCGCGGCCGCTTCGGGGTGAGCGACAACACCTGGGCCCTGCACCTGCTGGGCCTGCAGCGGGAACTGCCGAACAGCTCCTACGCGCCGCTCACCGACTGCCTGCCCATGCTCCGCGCCGTCAAGGACGAGCGGGAGCTGGAGCGCCTCGCCGCCGCGGCGGCCGCTGCCGACGCCGCCTACGCGCAGGTCCTCCACCTCCCCTTCGCCGACCGCCGGGAGAGCGACGTCGCCGCCGACCTGGCCGGCCTGCTGCGCGCCCACGGCCACTCGCAGGTCGACTTCACGGTCGTCGGCTCCGGCCCGAACGGGGCGAACCCGCACCACGAGGCCGGCGACCGCGTGATCCGCCGCGGCGACATGGTGGTCCTCGACTTCGGCGGCCTGCGGTACGGCTACGGCTCCGACATCTCCCGCACCGTGCACGTCGGCGAGCCCACCGCCGAGGAGCAGCGGGTCCACGACATCGTCCGCGAGGCCCAGCAGGCCGGCGTGGCCGCGGTCCGGCCGGGCGTCTCCTGCCAGGAGATCGACCGGGCAGCCCGCGCGGTGATCACCGAGTTCGGCTACGGGGACCGCTTCATCCACCGCACCGGGCACGGCATCGGCGTCACCACCCATGAGCCCCCGTACATGGTCGAGGGCGAGGAGCAGCCGCTGGTCCCCGGCATGTGCTTCTCCGTGGAGCCGGGCATCTACCTGCCGGGCCGGTTCGGGGTCCGCATCGAGGACATCGTGACCGTCACCGAGGACGGCGGGCGCCGCCTCAACGACGCCCCGCGCGAGCTGGCCGTCGTGGAGTGA
- the treZ gene encoding malto-oligosyltrehalose trehalohydrolase, with amino-acid sequence MQFEVWAPLTGHVAMLLDGATYDMARDPDRDGWWIAEAPAADGSRYGFLLDGDGDGPRPDPRGRRLPDGPDGLSAVVDLEALAPRPAPAPRTRLQDAVLYELHIGTFTPEGTFDAAAARLGHLTALGVTHVELMPVCSFAGRHGWGYDGVAPWSVHEPYGGPAGLARFTAAAHEAGLGVVLDVVHNHLGPSGNHLPAFGPYFTDTHHTPWGSAVNLDAAGSDEVRAYLLGSALAWLRDYGIDGLRLDAVHALADDRALTFLEELSAAVDELAADTGRPLFLIAESDRCDPRTTTPRAAGGLGLHAQWNDDFHHALHCALTGESQAYYADFAAAPLGALTKTMTRVFFHDGTWSSFRGRTHGRPVDHRRTPAHRFLGYTQTHDQIGNRALGDRLSASLSPGLLACAATVALTGPFVPMLFMGEEWGARTPWQYFTDHPDPDLAEAVRSGRRREFAAHGWKAEEIPDPQDPATRDRSRLDWTEPEQAVHARLLDWYRTLIALRRTHHDLRDPDLAAVRVAHDEERRWLTFRRGDVRVAVNLSPDPVTIALGRNGVRVLAAWEPVAHPGPDGRIHVPGETAVVLAP; translated from the coding sequence GTGCAGTTCGAGGTGTGGGCACCACTGACAGGGCACGTCGCCATGCTGCTCGACGGGGCGACGTACGACATGGCACGCGATCCGGACCGGGACGGCTGGTGGATCGCCGAGGCCCCGGCCGCCGACGGGAGTCGCTACGGATTCCTGCTCGACGGCGACGGCGACGGTCCGCGCCCGGACCCGCGCGGGCGGCGCCTGCCCGACGGACCCGACGGCCTGTCGGCGGTGGTCGACCTGGAAGCCCTCGCCCCACGGCCGGCACCGGCGCCGCGGACCCGTCTCCAGGACGCGGTCCTGTACGAGCTGCACATCGGCACCTTCACCCCCGAGGGCACCTTCGACGCGGCCGCCGCCCGGCTCGGGCACCTCACCGCCCTCGGCGTCACGCACGTGGAGCTGATGCCGGTCTGCTCGTTCGCCGGCCGGCACGGCTGGGGATACGACGGGGTCGCGCCCTGGTCGGTGCACGAACCGTACGGCGGCCCGGCCGGCCTGGCCCGTTTCACGGCCGCCGCGCACGAGGCGGGGCTGGGCGTGGTGCTGGACGTGGTCCACAACCACCTCGGCCCGTCCGGCAACCACCTGCCGGCCTTCGGCCCGTACTTCACCGACACCCACCACACCCCGTGGGGCTCCGCGGTGAACCTGGACGCGGCCGGCTCCGACGAGGTACGCGCCTATCTGCTGGGCAGCGCCCTGGCCTGGCTGCGCGACTACGGGATCGACGGGCTGCGGCTCGACGCCGTGCACGCGCTGGCCGACGACCGGGCGCTGACCTTCCTGGAGGAACTGTCCGCGGCGGTGGACGAACTGGCCGCCGACACCGGCCGCCCGCTGTTCCTGATCGCCGAGTCCGACCGCTGCGACCCGCGCACCACCACCCCGCGCGCCGCCGGCGGCCTGGGCCTGCACGCCCAGTGGAACGACGACTTCCACCACGCCCTGCACTGCGCGCTGACGGGCGAATCCCAGGCGTACTACGCCGACTTCGCCGCGGCTCCGCTCGGCGCCCTCACCAAGACCATGACCCGGGTCTTCTTCCACGACGGGACCTGGTCCTCCTTCCGCGGCCGCACCCACGGCCGCCCGGTGGACCACCGCCGCACCCCGGCCCACCGCTTCCTCGGCTACACCCAGACCCACGACCAGATCGGCAACCGGGCGCTCGGCGACCGGCTCTCCGCCTCGCTCTCCCCCGGCCTGCTGGCGTGCGCCGCGACCGTGGCCCTGACGGGGCCGTTCGTGCCGATGCTGTTCATGGGCGAGGAGTGGGGCGCCCGGACGCCCTGGCAGTACTTCACCGACCATCCCGACCCGGACCTCGCCGAGGCGGTACGGTCCGGCCGCCGCCGGGAGTTCGCGGCGCACGGCTGGAAGGCCGAGGAGATCCCGGACCCGCAGGACCCGGCCACCCGGGACCGCTCCCGCCTGGACTGGACGGAGCCCGAGCAGGCCGTCCACGCCCGCCTGCTGGACTGGTACCGCACCCTGATCGCGCTCCGCCGCACCCATCACGACCTGCGCGACCCGGACCTGGCGGCGGTCCGGGTCGCCCACGACGAGGAGCGGCGCTGGCTCACCTTCCGGCGGGGCGACGTCCGGGTGGCCGTGAACCTCTCCCCGGACCCGGTGACCATCGCGCTGGGCCGCAACGGGGTACGGGTGCTGGCCGCCTGGGAGCCGGTCGCGCACCCGGGACCCGACGGGCGGATCCACGTACCGGGCGAGACGGCGGTCGTCCTCGCCCCGTGA
- a CDS encoding DUF1707 and FHA domain-containing protein, giving the protein MTSSFEIPAFPAPRLSDAERDRALGQLREGAALGKLSHDTFLRRMELALVARRSEDLAVLTADLQTRDAAESPWTRRLFGWVGRASAVSLGVRRAWNAERLPKLLLPHPSAAALRIGRDPGNGLRLSHETVSRAHAELSMRGGVWVLKDLGSTNGTTVNGHRVTGSAVVRDGDQVGFGNMTFRLSSS; this is encoded by the coding sequence GTGACGTCCAGTTTCGAGATTCCCGCCTTCCCCGCGCCGCGGCTGTCCGACGCCGAGCGCGACCGGGCGCTGGGCCAGCTCCGGGAGGGCGCGGCCCTCGGCAAGCTGTCCCATGACACCTTCCTGCGTCGGATGGAACTCGCCCTGGTCGCGCGCCGCTCCGAGGACCTGGCGGTGCTCACGGCCGACCTCCAGACCCGGGACGCCGCCGAAAGCCCGTGGACCCGTCGGCTGTTCGGCTGGGTCGGCCGGGCCTCGGCCGTCTCGCTCGGTGTACGGCGCGCGTGGAACGCGGAGCGCCTGCCCAAGCTGCTGCTGCCGCACCCGAGCGCGGCCGCCCTGCGGATCGGCCGCGACCCCGGCAACGGGCTGCGGCTCAGCCACGAGACGGTCTCCCGGGCGCACGCGGAGCTCAGCATGCGCGGCGGGGTCTGGGTGCTCAAGGACCTCGGCTCCACCAACGGGACCACGGTCAACGGGCACCGGGTGACCGGCTCCGCGGTGGTCCGTGACGGGGACCAGGTCGGCTTCGGGAACATGACCTTCCGGCTCTCGTCGAGCTGA
- a CDS encoding GNAT family N-acetyltransferase: MEHTTVIRRARVGDLPRLVELVHEHVAYERSAPRPPGLAERLGPQLFAEDARLWVLLAETPDGTVAGYAACSAEFAFWDARYHLHMDCLYLTEEARGHGLGAALMEGVTDLARALGLDQVQWQTPDWNEGAIRFYDRLGATGRPKLRYALAVEAAPFTP, encoded by the coding sequence ATGGAACACACCACCGTCATTCGCCGCGCACGCGTGGGGGACCTGCCCCGCCTGGTCGAACTCGTCCACGAGCACGTGGCGTACGAGAGGTCGGCGCCGCGCCCGCCGGGCCTCGCCGAGCGCCTCGGCCCTCAGCTGTTCGCCGAGGACGCCCGGTTGTGGGTGCTGCTCGCCGAGACCCCGGACGGCACGGTCGCCGGATACGCGGCCTGCTCCGCCGAGTTCGCCTTCTGGGACGCCCGGTACCACCTGCACATGGACTGCCTCTACCTGACGGAGGAGGCCCGCGGCCACGGCCTCGGCGCCGCCCTGATGGAGGGCGTGACGGACCTGGCCCGCGCGCTCGGCCTCGACCAGGTCCAGTGGCAGACCCCGGACTGGAACGAGGGCGCGATCCGCTTCTACGACCGCCTCGGAGCCACCGGCAGGCCCAAACTGCGCTACGCGCTCGCGGTGGAGGCGGCGCCGTTCACGCCATGA
- a CDS encoding MerR family transcriptional regulator: protein MDDHWTVGRVAELADVSVRTLHHYDDIGLVRPSARTAAGYRAYSAGDIERLREVLAYRRLGFGLREVAELVGDPATDAAAHLRRLRGLLLERRDRADAMLAAIDRELEARAKGRKVTPEEQLEMVGARLYDVIGGAYPATRRTDPRIAARIRGALGDARTVLNVGAGTGSYEPTDREVTAVEPSAVMRGQRPAGSAPCVAAAAESLPFEDGSFDVAMAVSTVHHWGDPMAGLREMRRVARRVVVLTFDTDEPGWQDRFWLTRDYLPEFAGVLAQFPSLAAMADAIGARAEPVPVPWDCADGLFEAYWRRPEAYLEERVRRAMSVWTRVGPQAERRAVRSLGDDLASGRWAERNGDLADLDAADLGLRLLMA from the coding sequence ATGGACGATCACTGGACCGTGGGACGCGTGGCCGAGCTGGCCGACGTGAGCGTCCGCACGCTGCACCACTACGACGACATCGGGCTCGTCCGGCCTTCGGCACGGACCGCGGCCGGGTACCGGGCCTACTCGGCGGGCGACATCGAGCGGCTGCGCGAGGTGCTGGCCTACCGACGGTTGGGCTTCGGGCTGCGGGAGGTCGCGGAACTGGTCGGCGACCCGGCCACCGACGCCGCGGCACACCTGCGCCGGCTGCGCGGCCTGTTGCTGGAGCGGCGGGATCGGGCCGACGCCATGCTGGCGGCCATCGACCGGGAACTGGAAGCACGGGCGAAGGGACGGAAGGTGACACCGGAGGAGCAACTGGAAATGGTCGGAGCCCGGCTGTACGACGTGATCGGCGGCGCCTACCCCGCGACACGGCGTACCGATCCGCGGATCGCCGCGCGGATCCGGGGCGCGCTCGGGGACGCGCGGACGGTGCTGAACGTCGGGGCCGGCACCGGCTCCTACGAGCCCACCGACCGGGAGGTGACCGCGGTGGAGCCGTCGGCGGTCATGCGGGGCCAACGGCCGGCGGGTTCGGCGCCGTGCGTGGCCGCCGCGGCGGAGAGCCTGCCGTTCGAGGACGGGTCCTTCGACGTCGCCATGGCCGTCTCCACCGTGCACCACTGGGGGGACCCGATGGCGGGGCTGCGCGAGATGCGGCGCGTGGCCCGCCGCGTGGTGGTACTCACCTTCGACACCGACGAGCCCGGCTGGCAGGACCGTTTCTGGCTGACCCGCGACTACCTCCCCGAGTTCGCCGGCGTCCTCGCACAGTTCCCCTCGCTCGCCGCGATGGCCGACGCGATCGGCGCCCGTGCCGAGCCGGTGCCCGTCCCGTGGGACTGCGCCGACGGCCTGTTCGAGGCGTACTGGCGCCGACCGGAGGCCTATCTGGAGGAGCGCGTGCGCCGTGCGATGTCGGTGTGGACGAGGGTCGGTCCGCAGGCCGAACGGCGGGCGGTGCGAAGCCTCGGGGACGACCTCGCCTCCGGCCGATGGGCCGAACGCAACGGCGACCTCGCCGACCTCGACGCGGCGGATCTGGGCCTGCGCCTGCTCATGGCGTGA
- a CDS encoding 2OG-Fe(II) oxygenase, whose protein sequence is MSGYTMEPATPMEIGPRVLPPSDRWSPALAVPAPVCRFENFLGAERAAALLEYAIAREEDFTAGTVLDPLTGQVSRKGRDSLVLPVTSEVFSAHLADCLPLVQEVLGHRAELVESLTVLTAHGEGGHFGIHTDASRVRDVSRALSAVYYLHRTPRGFGGGQLRLYDTVVDDGRARPGESYRTVEPEHDTIAFFPSGAFHEVVPSTCPSGRFSDHRFTLTTWISGGEPATVPQARRPDARRPDVWRWLADAAEGTRPLHDAAEDHDGARPVALPPPGPDTRLGPGRIRP, encoded by the coding sequence ATGAGCGGATACACGATGGAACCGGCCACGCCGATGGAAATCGGCCCCCGCGTACTCCCGCCCTCCGACCGATGGTCCCCCGCGCTCGCGGTACCGGCACCGGTCTGCCGCTTCGAGAACTTCCTGGGGGCGGAGCGCGCCGCCGCCCTGCTGGAGTACGCGATCGCGCGGGAGGAGGACTTCACGGCGGGGACCGTCCTGGACCCCCTGACCGGACAGGTGTCCCGCAAGGGTCGGGACTCGCTGGTCCTTCCCGTGACCAGTGAGGTGTTCAGCGCCCACCTGGCGGACTGTCTGCCGCTCGTCCAAGAGGTCCTCGGTCACCGGGCCGAGCTCGTAGAGTCCTTGACCGTCCTGACGGCGCACGGCGAAGGCGGCCACTTCGGCATCCACACGGATGCCTCACGCGTCCGGGACGTGAGCCGGGCCCTGTCCGCGGTGTACTACCTGCACCGCACGCCCCGCGGCTTCGGCGGTGGCCAACTCCGCCTGTACGACACCGTGGTGGACGACGGCCGGGCGCGGCCGGGGGAGTCCTACCGCACCGTCGAGCCCGAGCACGACACCATCGCCTTCTTCCCCTCCGGCGCCTTTCACGAGGTGGTGCCGTCCACCTGCCCGAGCGGGCGGTTCTCCGACCACCGGTTCACCCTCACGACATGGATCTCCGGCGGGGAGCCCGCCACGGTCCCGCAGGCGCGCCGGCCGGACGCCCGCCGGCCGGACGTCTGGCGGTGGTTGGCGGACGCGGCCGAAGGCACCCGCCCGCTCCACGACGCGGCCGAGGACCACGACGGAGCCAGGCCGGTGGCCCTGCCGCCGCCCGGCCCCGACACCCGCCTGGGGCCGGGCCGTATCCGGCCCTGA
- a CDS encoding M14 family zinc carboxypeptidase, translating into MTLLRDMCYPTPRELGLAAHALADEHPDEVRLRQAGTSRAGQPLWVLSVTATGGAPRGAERSVLVVAGAHANEPVGGATALSLARRLLDDPTPRAGCGWHFLLCADPDGANLHRTPLPYSLLDYHRNFFRPPGPEQPEWAPSLLPPDRLPPETLALTALIDELRPVLQVSLHATDLGGSWVQLTRDIPGLAEPFATSAADLRIPVENGASDAAGWPSPGPGIFVIPQPGSEAAGAFHPEDTRLSTWYHAHRYAGTTAIVEVPMWASDLVDDPTPHPDPRGALRMLAERLTSDAALVAGVRGGAHVPQDPRSSEDPAAAPLLRAVDWTLALIPQVAAAWTAGAPAEATAAYVASIDAFGRRLSLRAAAMLLRVLHTQEHPAAPGLDRLVTGWCEDFAARFGARWVPVATQVEHQSRTVLAAYDRLVAAGRPG; encoded by the coding sequence GTGACTCTCCTCCGTGACATGTGCTACCCCACTCCGCGGGAACTCGGGCTCGCCGCCCACGCTCTGGCGGACGAACACCCCGACGAGGTCCGGCTCCGTCAGGCCGGCACCTCCCGGGCCGGGCAGCCCCTCTGGGTGCTGTCCGTCACCGCGACAGGCGGCGCCCCGCGCGGGGCCGAACGCAGTGTCCTCGTCGTCGCCGGGGCGCACGCCAACGAGCCCGTCGGCGGCGCCACCGCCCTCTCGCTCGCCCGGCGTCTCCTCGACGACCCGACGCCGCGGGCCGGCTGCGGCTGGCACTTCCTGCTCTGCGCCGACCCCGACGGCGCGAACCTGCACCGCACCCCGCTCCCGTACTCACTGCTGGACTACCACCGGAACTTCTTCCGGCCGCCCGGCCCCGAACAACCCGAGTGGGCGCCGTCCTTACTGCCCCCGGACCGGCTGCCGCCCGAGACCCTGGCCCTGACCGCGCTCATCGACGAGCTCCGGCCCGTGCTGCAGGTCTCCCTGCACGCCACCGACCTCGGCGGTTCCTGGGTGCAGCTCACCCGGGACATCCCCGGCCTCGCCGAGCCGTTCGCGACGTCGGCCGCCGACCTGCGCATCCCGGTGGAGAACGGGGCCTCGGACGCGGCCGGCTGGCCCTCCCCCGGGCCCGGGATCTTCGTGATCCCGCAGCCGGGGAGCGAGGCCGCCGGGGCCTTCCACCCGGAGGACACCCGGCTGAGCACCTGGTACCACGCCCACCGCTACGCCGGCACGACCGCCATCGTCGAAGTCCCCATGTGGGCCTCCGACCTGGTGGACGATCCGACCCCGCACCCGGACCCGCGCGGCGCCCTGCGGATGCTGGCCGAGCGGCTCACCTCGGACGCCGCGCTCGTCGCCGGGGTCCGGGGCGGCGCCCACGTACCGCAGGACCCGCGGTCGTCCGAGGACCCGGCCGCGGCGCCCCTGCTGCGCGCGGTGGACTGGACGCTCGCGCTGATCCCGCAGGTCGCGGCCGCGTGGACGGCCGGGGCCCCGGCCGAGGCCACGGCGGCGTACGTCGCCAGCATCGACGCCTTCGGGCGCCGGCTGTCACTGCGTGCCGCCGCGATGCTGCTGCGGGTGCTGCACACCCAGGAGCATCCGGCGGCGCCCGGGCTGGACCGGCTGGTCACCGGGTGGTGCGAGGACTTCGCGGCCCGTTTCGGGGCCCGCTGGGTCCCGGTGGCCACCCAGGTGGAACACCAGTCCCGGACCGTCCTGGCCGCCTACGACCGTCTCGTGGCCGCAGGCCGGCCGGGCTGA